A genomic stretch from Leptospira licerasiae serovar Varillal str. VAR 010 includes:
- a CDS encoding HAD-IA family hydrolase, with translation MSSKEHYIFLDVGDTLLTMKKPAGEVYFEVLKEFGLDGSKHPSGYMERAFRKAYAHMTRHPLPDFRDKFHVHEDGSEGWWRELLGFFLKEIGSDLEPDPIFQSIFKRFDEPSVWEIDPGFYELVEFAKQRGSGLGIISNWDHRLKQLLASVGVLDYFYPIIVSAEFGYEKPSPLIFQEAEKLVGLSPDKLIYCGDKVELDIVPTRSRGWTAFHKHAEGDIRDLRELAAILKKG, from the coding sequence TCTAGATGTGGGGGATACTCTCCTTACGATGAAAAAACCCGCTGGGGAAGTGTATTTCGAAGTTTTAAAAGAATTCGGCCTGGACGGTTCTAAACATCCCAGTGGCTATATGGAAAGAGCCTTTCGTAAAGCCTATGCACACATGACGCGTCACCCGCTTCCGGACTTTAGAGATAAGTTCCACGTGCATGAAGATGGAAGCGAAGGATGGTGGAGAGAACTGTTGGGCTTCTTCTTAAAAGAGATAGGATCGGATCTGGAACCGGATCCTATTTTTCAATCCATATTCAAACGTTTTGATGAACCTTCTGTCTGGGAAATAGATCCTGGTTTTTACGAATTAGTTGAATTTGCAAAACAAAGAGGTTCCGGTCTCGGGATCATCTCCAACTGGGATCATAGACTCAAACAATTATTGGCAAGCGTAGGTGTTTTGGATTATTTCTATCCGATAATCGTCTCTGCGGAATTTGGATATGAAAAACCTTCTCCTTTGATCTTCCAAGAAGCTGAAAAGCTTGTAGGACTTTCTCCGGACAAACTGATTTATTGCGGAGACAAGGTTGAGTTGGATATTGTGCCGACAAGATCCAGAGGATGGACCGCATTTCATAAACATGCAGAAGGGGATATCCGAGATCTGAGGGAACTGGCTGCGATACTGAAAAAAGGCTAG